CGCTGGAGTTTTCGTCGACGATTGCGGTTCGCGAGGCCAAAAAGCGGATCGAGTACGGTGTCCGCGAGGAACTGCTTGATCTCGCGGGCGTTCGGAACGTCGGCCGAAAACGTGCCAGACGGCTCTTCGAGGCCGGAATCGAGAGCCGAGCCGATCTCCGGAACACGGAGAAAGGCGTTGTGTTGGGCGCGCTTCGGGGTCGACGGAAAACCACCGAAACGATTCTCGAAAACGTCGGCCGAGAGGACCCGTCGCTGGATGGCGTCGACGAGGTCGAAACCGAGACCGCGGCAGTGGCGCGAGAAGACAGGGAGAGTGACTCGGGCGACGAACACAGCGGCGACCAGTCGAGTTTGGGTGATTTCTGATGACAGGAGTGTATAAATGAAGCTCGTCGACGGACGCACCGAGATCCAGGACCTAGATAGCTTTTTAAATGAGATCGGACAGATTAGCGAGGAGACAGAGTCGACCATCCAGTTGTTCGATGCCGACTACGTGGCTGGGGAGCAACACCTGCGGCGGGCCGCCGAGTTAGCGGGTCGGGCAGTCGACCGCGGGACGACGATTGCCCGCGAGCCAGCGGTCGAACTCCTGTTGTATGCGGCAGGCCGCCGACAGATCAATCGGGCACTCGAAATGGGGGTCTCTGAGGGATCGATGGCGGTCGTTGGCGTTGTGGATGGCGGCGATGAGGCTGCCGGAGTAGTTGCAGTCGAGGAGTTGCTTGGGTCGACCGACCCCGTCGAGTGGGGCGATAGGGAGACCCTCACAACGTTCTTCGATAT
This sequence is a window from Halohasta litchfieldiae. Protein-coding genes within it:
- the cgi121 gene encoding KEOPS complex subunit Cgi121; protein product: MKLVDGRTEIQDLDSFLNEIGQISEETESTIQLFDADYVAGEQHLRRAAELAGRAVDRGTTIAREPAVELLLYAAGRRQINRALEMGVSEGSMAVVGVVDGGDEAAGVVAVEELLGSTDPVEWGDRETLTTFFDIGDPEVGVVDGDIESIVLERVALLAVEQ